Proteins encoded together in one bacterium window:
- a CDS encoding acyl-CoA dehydrogenase family protein, protein MNFELNETQKMFRDMVRDFARQEIEPIAHRMDVEGDMPEDLIGKMRQNGFFGLAFPEAYGGLDVDTLTYGLVVEELSKASAGVSVMLTVHNSVGSYPVAIFGSEALKQEYLPRMAAGEIAAFCVTEPGAGSDAASLATTARRDGDHYLLNGSKCFVTNGSRAAFYVVVAREPGSVGKRGTTAFLVPRDTAGLSVAKKEDKMGLRASDTVTIDFADVRVPASHRLGDEGDGLRVALTALDGGRIGIAFQSLGIGQACLEAAIAYAKVREQFGAPISSQPTIRNMIANMGTEIESARLMAWYACWLKDSGRPFTKEAAMAKVSASEAAWRAADTAVQIHGGYGFCKEYAVERYYRDVRVTRIYEGTSEIQRLVIGRKLLAEY, encoded by the coding sequence ATGAATTTCGAGCTCAACGAAACCCAGAAGATGTTCCGCGACATGGTGCGCGACTTCGCACGCCAGGAGATCGAGCCCATCGCCCACCGGATGGACGTCGAGGGCGACATGCCCGAGGACCTCATCGGGAAGATGCGCCAGAACGGCTTCTTCGGGCTGGCGTTTCCCGAGGCCTACGGCGGCCTGGATGTCGACACCCTGACCTACGGCCTGGTGGTCGAGGAGCTGAGCAAGGCCAGCGCCGGGGTGAGCGTCATGCTCACGGTCCACAACAGCGTGGGGTCCTACCCGGTGGCCATCTTCGGTTCGGAGGCGCTCAAGCAGGAGTACCTGCCCCGCATGGCCGCCGGCGAGATCGCCGCGTTCTGCGTCACCGAGCCGGGCGCCGGCAGCGATGCCGCCTCGCTCGCGACCACCGCCCGGCGGGACGGCGACCACTACCTGCTGAACGGCAGCAAGTGCTTCGTGACCAACGGGTCGCGCGCCGCCTTCTACGTGGTGGTGGCGCGCGAGCCCGGCAGCGTGGGCAAGCGCGGCACCACCGCCTTCCTGGTCCCGCGCGACACGGCCGGACTGTCCGTGGCCAAGAAGGAAGACAAGATGGGCCTGCGCGCCAGCGACACGGTCACCATCGACTTCGCCGACGTGCGCGTGCCGGCCAGCCACCGCCTCGGCGACGAGGGCGACGGCCTGCGCGTGGCCCTGACCGCCCTCGACGGGGGCCGCATCGGCATCGCCTTCCAGTCCCTCGGCATCGGCCAGGCCTGCCTCGAGGCGGCCATCGCCTACGCCAAGGTGCGCGAGCAGTTCGGCGCGCCCATCAGTTCGCAGCCCACCATCCGCAACATGATCGCCAACATGGGGACGGAGATCGAGTCGGCCCGGTTGATGGCGTGGTACGCCTGCTGGCTGAAGGACAGCGGCCGACCCTTCACCAAGGAAGCGGCCATGGCCAAGGTGAGCGCCTCGGAGGCGGCCTGGCGGGCGGCCGACACCGCCGTCCAGATCCACGGCGGCTACGGCTTCTGCAAGGAGTACGCGGTCGAACGCTACTACCGCGACGTGCGCGTGACCCGCATCTACGAGGGGACCAGCGAGATCCAGCGGCTGGTCATTGGGCGCAAGCTCCTCGCCGAGTACTAG
- a CDS encoding DUF2752 domain-containing protein produces the protein MLGLLAAAGLLLARLVPDLLLAVVHCPLREMTGWPCPTCGGTRAAILLASGRPAAAFAANPLVTVAAAAGALAFLAALVASVVPTARRRVLLSPRERKAALVGAALCVIGSWAGLLVVALRGR, from the coding sequence ATGCTGGGCCTGCTGGCCGCCGCGGGGCTGCTGCTCGCGCGCCTCGTGCCCGACCTGCTGCTGGCCGTGGTCCACTGTCCGCTGCGCGAGATGACGGGATGGCCCTGCCCCACCTGCGGCGGCACCCGGGCCGCGATCCTCCTGGCGTCGGGGCGGCCCGCGGCGGCGTTCGCGGCCAACCCCCTGGTGACGGTCGCCGCGGCGGCCGGCGCCCTGGCCTTCCTCGCCGCCCTGGTCGCCAGCGTGGTCCCGACGGCGCGCCGCCGCGTGCTCCTGTCACCCCGCGAAAGGAAGGCCGCCCTGGTGGGGGCGGCCCTCTGCGTGATCGGGTCGTGGGCGGGGCTCCTGGTCGTCGCCCTGCGCGGCCGCTAG